A window from Lactobacillus intestinalis encodes these proteins:
- a CDS encoding nitronate monooxygenase: MNRVTELLGITYPVIQGAMQEVATADLAAAVSNGGGLGIIAAGGKTPDELREQIQKAKKLTDKSFAVNLMLMDKNTPEHVKVIIDEGVKVVTTGAGTPKPYMKDLKGAGIKVLPVIPNVKIAKKMEEMGADRVIVEGMEAGGHIGGTTSMVLWPQIADAINIPLIAAGGIGDGRGVVEAFVAGAEGVQCGTIFSIAKESPVGDNWRKAVINATDTGTAVVGSTIKGGATRGIANEEAGKLFELEKTGVSRDEFNSALNKSLYVGVREDDPDKSFFMAGEVAGMIKESKPAAEIVKDLMDDAQRILDQKIEIM, encoded by the coding sequence ATGAATCGTGTTACAGAATTATTAGGTATTACGTACCCTGTTATTCAAGGTGCTATGCAAGAAGTTGCTACGGCTGACTTAGCTGCTGCTGTATCAAATGGTGGTGGATTAGGAATTATTGCAGCTGGTGGTAAAACTCCTGATGAATTAAGAGAACAAATTCAAAAAGCTAAGAAATTAACCGATAAGTCATTTGCTGTCAATTTGATGTTAATGGATAAAAATACCCCAGAACACGTTAAAGTTATTATTGATGAAGGTGTTAAGGTAGTAACTACTGGTGCGGGTACTCCTAAGCCATATATGAAAGATTTAAAAGGAGCAGGAATTAAAGTTTTGCCAGTTATTCCTAATGTTAAGATTGCTAAGAAAATGGAAGAAATGGGTGCTGACAGAGTCATTGTTGAGGGTATGGAAGCCGGTGGCCATATTGGCGGTACTACTTCTATGGTATTATGGCCTCAAATTGCTGATGCCATTAACATTCCATTAATTGCAGCTGGTGGTATTGGTGATGGTCGAGGAGTTGTAGAAGCCTTCGTAGCAGGTGCTGAAGGAGTACAATGTGGGACTATCTTCTCAATTGCTAAGGAAAGTCCTGTAGGTGATAACTGGCGTAAAGCTGTAATTAATGCAACTGATACTGGTACGGCTGTAGTAGGTTCAACTATTAAAGGTGGTGCTACTCGTGGTATCGCTAATGAAGAAGCGGGTAAGTTATTCGAACTTGAAAAGACCGGAGTTTCAAGAGACGAATTTAACTCTGCATTAAATAAAAGCTTGTATGTAGGGGTTAGAGAAGATGATCCAGATAAGAGCTTCTTTATGGCTGGTGAAGTAGCTGGAATGATCAAGGAATCTAAACCTGCTGCAGAAATTGTTAAAGACTTAATGGATGATGCTCAAAGAATCTTAGACCAAAAAATCGAAATTATGTAA
- a CDS encoding acyl CoA:acetate/3-ketoacid CoA transferase has product MSVKVIDSKTAAELVPDNATVALDGCLSTDVAEEILEKMKARYQETGHPKALDVWYGCGIGDNNGSAVENFAEKGMLRRVVGGLWSLAPKLAPMVAANEFEAFNFPQGTISQLFRDAAAHRPVLVTHTGLGTFVDPENDGGRLNEAAKNSTLVNRIKIHGKDYLAYETPKPDVAIFRGTYADENGNITFDDEPLTMDVTAVAMAAHNNGGKVIVQVKKVVKAGSLDPKAARVPGVLVDYVVPTDNPEMTKQTTDYIYNPDIIKSNIVKDAQQLDLPLDKKKVIARRAAFIFNPETDHCVNFGIGQYPMYCAMVMKEEGLSDNIVTTVEAGTFGGTSLGGGSFGTAIAPQATIDEPYMFDFYNGGGLDATYLGLAEADEKGNLNVSKFGPKIAGTGGFVDITQYTSKIVFTGTFTAGGLKEEIKDGKLHIIQEGKVKKFVKHVQQITFSGKVAYDSKQEVWYVTERAVFRLVKDRLELVEIAPGIDLQKDVLDQMDFKPIISKNLKEMDARIFEEPVMNIKNDK; this is encoded by the coding sequence ATGTCAGTTAAAGTTATTGATAGTAAGACCGCAGCCGAATTAGTACCAGATAACGCTACTGTTGCTCTTGATGGATGCTTGAGTACAGATGTAGCTGAAGAAATTTTGGAAAAGATGAAGGCTAGATACCAAGAAACTGGTCATCCAAAGGCATTAGATGTTTGGTATGGATGCGGTATTGGAGACAATAATGGATCAGCAGTTGAAAATTTTGCTGAAAAAGGGATGCTACGTCGAGTAGTTGGTGGACTTTGGTCCTTAGCTCCAAAATTGGCTCCAATGGTTGCAGCAAATGAATTTGAAGCATTTAACTTCCCACAAGGCACAATTTCACAGCTCTTTAGAGATGCTGCAGCTCACAGACCGGTTTTGGTAACTCATACTGGATTAGGAACTTTCGTTGACCCTGAAAATGACGGAGGTCGTTTGAACGAAGCTGCTAAGAATTCAACTTTAGTTAATAGAATTAAGATTCATGGTAAAGATTATTTAGCTTATGAAACCCCGAAACCTGACGTAGCTATTTTCCGTGGTACTTATGCTGATGAAAATGGAAACATCACTTTTGATGATGAACCATTAACGATGGATGTAACTGCTGTAGCCATGGCGGCTCATAATAATGGCGGTAAAGTGATTGTTCAAGTTAAGAAAGTAGTAAAAGCTGGAAGCTTAGACCCTAAGGCAGCTCGTGTTCCAGGAGTTTTGGTAGATTATGTAGTTCCAACTGATAATCCTGAAATGACTAAGCAAACTACAGATTATATCTATAATCCCGATATTATCAAATCTAATATTGTAAAAGATGCTCAGCAATTAGATCTTCCTCTTGATAAGAAGAAGGTAATTGCTAGAAGAGCTGCTTTTATCTTCAATCCAGAAACAGATCATTGTGTAAATTTTGGTATTGGTCAATATCCAATGTATTGTGCAATGGTAATGAAAGAAGAAGGTTTATCTGATAATATCGTTACTACCGTGGAAGCCGGTACTTTTGGTGGTACTTCACTTGGTGGTGGGAGCTTTGGTACTGCTATTGCCCCTCAAGCTACTATTGATGAACCATATATGTTTGATTTCTATAATGGCGGGGGGTTAGATGCTACGTACTTAGGTTTAGCTGAAGCTGATGAAAAAGGAAACTTGAATGTTTCTAAATTTGGTCCAAAGATTGCTGGTACTGGTGGATTTGTTGATATTACACAATATACCTCAAAGATTGTCTTTACTGGTACTTTCACGGCTGGTGGACTTAAAGAAGAAATTAAAGATGGTAAGTTACACATTATTCAAGAAGGTAAAGTAAAGAAGTTTGTAAAACATGTTCAGCAAATCACATTCTCAGGTAAGGTTGCTTATGATAGCAAGCAAGAAGTTTGGTATGTAACGGAACGTGCAGTCTTTAGATTAGTTAAAGATAGACTCGAACTAGTGGAAATTGCACCGGGAATCGACTTACAAAAAGATGTTCTAGATCAAATGGACTTTAAACCTATTATTAGTAAAAACTTGAAGGAAATGGATGCTAGAATTTTCGAAGAACCGGTAATGAATATTAAAAATGATAAGTAA
- the coaA gene encoding type I pantothenate kinase, translating to MNDVNEIYIPLVKFLHLFAQHKKMLSQLQSHFIGVDEINHPFIIGISGSVAVGKSTTARLLQILLKRCYSNLHVQLMTTDGFLYPNSELEKRRLMSRKGFPESYNMKLLCDFLSDVTSGKENVYYPLYSQELSDIVPGKYGIISQPDVLIIEGINTLQLPPNGVVVTSDFFDCSIYIDANEDIIENWFMDRFKHLLKINKNNPENFYYDWANEPLNVAVDRAEKIWQTVDLVNLREYIAPTKSRANVILHKSHGHRIDRIYVRHY from the coding sequence ATGAATGATGTAAATGAAATCTATATCCCATTAGTTAAATTTTTACATCTCTTTGCTCAACATAAAAAGATGCTTTCTCAATTACAGAGTCACTTTATTGGAGTTGATGAAATAAATCATCCATTTATTATTGGTATTTCTGGTTCAGTTGCTGTGGGAAAGTCGACTACAGCTCGACTGTTGCAGATTTTATTAAAACGTTGTTATTCTAATCTTCATGTTCAACTGATGACTACGGATGGGTTTTTATACCCTAATTCTGAATTAGAAAAAAGACGTTTAATGAGTCGCAAAGGTTTTCCAGAAAGTTACAATATGAAATTATTGTGTGACTTTTTATCTGATGTAACTAGTGGAAAAGAAAATGTTTACTATCCACTTTATTCTCAAGAGTTAAGTGATATTGTTCCAGGAAAATATGGTATAATTTCTCAACCAGATGTATTGATTATAGAAGGAATTAATACGTTACAGCTTCCTCCAAATGGGGTAGTAGTAACAAGTGATTTCTTTGATTGTTCTATTTACATTGATGCAAATGAAGATATAATTGAAAATTGGTTTATGGATAGATTTAAGCATTTACTGAAGATTAATAAAAATAATCCTGAAAATTTTTACTATGATTGGGCTAATGAACCGCTCAATGTGGCTGTAGATAGAGCGGAAAAAATTTGGCAAACAGTGGATCTAGTAAATTTGCGTGAATATATTGCTCCCACTAAAAGCCGGGCGAATGTAATCCTGCATAAGAGTCATGGGCACCGAATTGATAGAATATATGTAAGACATTATTAA
- a CDS encoding CRISPR-associated helicase/endonuclease Cas3, whose protein sequence is MINLSPATKALWGKKAVHDDQEFWLPLVAHLIDTKNVMQWLYNDWISEGTREILQQNLSSDDVYKLVGFLGFFHDFGKSTPAFQYKQSFPRHKDLDEDIDENLKRAGFSSIQMDNYRIRKSPHPIAGETLLESFGLNESIGSIIGGHHGLPPKRDLTSNQLTTYASNLWGRDRDTKIQDQWKSVQNNLFQYGLEVCHYDDIKDIPEVTLPQAVILEGMLIMADWLASSEKLTNYSNISLFPLISLEEDFDSLNMKERYQHAIQNWDISDQWMPEKIASVAEQYRLRFNFVPRPVQKEMSEIISQSNDPGLIIIEAPTGIGKTELALTAAEQLAFTQGKTGLYMGLPTQATTNAMFSRVKHWLDSMAKEQAAHPDIKLLQGKAKFNKTYTNLPYAENIYDDTDGDVVINSWFAGKKSSLSHFAVGTIDNLLLTALKQKHLFLRHLGFSDKVVIIDELHAYDSYMSSYLEKAIKWLGAYHVPVIALSATLPKEKRNDLLKAYLKGKYGSPKIKASDNWEHNEGYPLLSILDGNKLEQVSNFSIINDENKTINVVRFNGNEEEIINRAVAEIEDGGIAGVVVNTVKRAQDLARLVPENIEVLLLHSAYLAPEREKIEERLQANIGKDATRPKKMIVIGTQVLEQSLDIDFDVLFTDIAPMDLIIQRIGRLHRHKISRPTHLAKPTVYITGINSYGDYGEGNEFIYEKYLLMKTDHFLTDKINIPKDVSPLVQQVYDPNVDKDIKDISDSKAKFEKDLKKSKKKARVFQIGNPNKKGKNNLFGWLSDGQINVNDDNHAAACVRDIKETIEVILLRTTSEGTFLMDGRNIEEVSSEEIAGQTIRLPFAIVNSSKSKDPIDKTIRELETNMQSLHNKWKEDIWLRGALVLELNENNLTTLNGFNLKYSSKLGLMYEKEEEDE, encoded by the coding sequence ATGATAAATTTATCCCCAGCCACTAAGGCTTTATGGGGAAAGAAGGCAGTTCATGACGATCAAGAATTTTGGCTTCCTTTAGTTGCACATTTAATTGATACTAAGAATGTAATGCAGTGGCTTTATAATGATTGGATTAGTGAAGGTACTAGAGAAATTTTACAACAAAATCTGTCTTCTGATGATGTTTATAAGTTGGTAGGATTTCTGGGCTTCTTCCATGATTTTGGTAAATCTACGCCAGCTTTCCAATATAAACAATCTTTTCCAAGACATAAAGATTTGGATGAAGATATAGATGAAAATTTAAAACGAGCTGGTTTTTCTTCAATCCAAATGGATAACTATAGAATTCGTAAATCACCTCACCCTATTGCTGGTGAAACTCTCCTGGAATCTTTTGGATTAAATGAATCAATAGGCTCAATTATTGGTGGCCATCATGGTCTTCCTCCTAAAAGAGATTTAACTTCTAACCAATTGACTACATATGCTTCAAATCTCTGGGGTAGAGACAGAGATACCAAAATTCAGGACCAATGGAAATCAGTTCAAAATAATCTTTTTCAATATGGATTAGAAGTGTGTCACTACGATGATATTAAGGATATTCCGGAAGTGACTTTGCCGCAAGCCGTAATTTTAGAAGGTATGTTAATCATGGCTGACTGGCTTGCCTCTAGTGAGAAATTAACTAACTATAGCAATATATCGTTATTCCCGTTAATTTCATTAGAAGAAGATTTTGATTCATTAAATATGAAAGAGCGTTATCAACACGCTATCCAAAACTGGGATATTAGTGATCAGTGGATGCCTGAAAAGATAGCTTCGGTTGCTGAACAATATCGCTTAAGGTTTAATTTTGTTCCTCGCCCAGTGCAAAAAGAAATGTCGGAAATAATTTCTCAATCTAATGATCCAGGGTTGATCATTATTGAGGCGCCTACTGGAATTGGTAAAACAGAGCTGGCGTTGACAGCAGCTGAGCAATTAGCCTTTACGCAAGGAAAAACTGGTTTATATATGGGATTGCCGACGCAAGCAACAACTAATGCTATGTTTTCGAGAGTTAAACACTGGCTTGATAGTATGGCGAAAGAACAAGCTGCTCACCCCGATATAAAATTACTGCAAGGTAAAGCAAAATTTAATAAAACATATACTAATTTACCTTATGCCGAAAATATCTATGATGATACAGATGGAGATGTGGTAATTAATAGTTGGTTTGCGGGGAAAAAGTCGAGTCTATCTCATTTTGCAGTTGGAACAATTGATAATCTTTTACTCACTGCCTTAAAGCAAAAACATCTTTTTCTAAGACATTTAGGCTTTAGTGATAAAGTGGTGATAATTGACGAACTTCATGCATACGATTCATATATGAGTTCATATTTAGAGAAAGCTATTAAGTGGTTAGGGGCATATCATGTGCCTGTAATTGCTTTATCAGCAACTTTACCTAAAGAAAAGCGAAATGATTTATTGAAAGCTTATTTGAAAGGAAAATATGGTAGTCCAAAAATAAAAGCTAGTGATAATTGGGAACATAATGAAGGCTATCCATTACTCAGTATATTAGATGGAAATAAATTGGAACAAGTAAGTAACTTTTCAATTATAAATGATGAAAATAAAACTATCAATGTGGTTCGGTTTAATGGGAATGAAGAAGAAATTATTAATAGAGCTGTCGCAGAAATAGAAGACGGCGGCATAGCTGGAGTAGTTGTTAATACCGTTAAAAGAGCACAAGATTTAGCAAGATTGGTTCCTGAAAATATTGAAGTATTGCTTTTGCATTCTGCTTATTTAGCACCTGAACGTGAAAAAATTGAAGAACGACTTCAAGCAAATATTGGAAAAGATGCTACTCGTCCTAAAAAAATGATAGTTATCGGAACGCAAGTTTTAGAACAATCTTTAGATATTGATTTTGATGTTCTTTTCACTGATATTGCTCCCATGGATTTAATTATTCAACGAATTGGTAGATTGCATCGTCACAAAATTTCCCGACCTACCCATTTGGCTAAACCCACCGTCTATATAACAGGAATCAACAGCTACGGTGATTATGGTGAGGGCAATGAGTTTATCTATGAAAAGTATTTATTAATGAAAACTGATCATTTCCTAACGGATAAAATCAATATTCCTAAGGATGTGTCTCCATTAGTGCAACAAGTATATGATCCTAATGTAGATAAGGATATTAAAGATATTTCTGACTCTAAGGCAAAGTTTGAAAAGGATTTAAAAAAATCTAAGAAGAAGGCTCGGGTATTTCAAATAGGCAATCCGAATAAAAAAGGAAAAAATAATTTGTTTGGATGGCTAAGTGATGGACAAATTAATGTTAACGATGACAATCATGCCGCTGCTTGTGTTCGAGATATAAAAGAAACTATTGAAGTGATTCTTTTAAGAACTACTAGTGAAGGAACCTTTTTGATGGATGGTCGTAATATTGAAGAAGTAAGCAGTGAGGAAATAGCTGGTCAAACTATTCGATTACCCTTTGCAATAGTAAATAGTTCAAAAAGTAAAGATCCAATTGATAAAACAATTAGAGAATTGGAGACTAATATGCAATCTTTACATAATAAATGGAAAGAGGACATTTGGTTACGTGGCGCCTTAGTTCTAGAACTCAATGAGAATAATTTAACGACTTTAAACGGATTTAACTTAAAATATTCTTCAAAGTTAGGATTAATGTATGAAAAGGAGGAGGAAGATGAATAA
- a CDS encoding LysR family transcriptional regulator: MDIDNIRYLLTVVDNDFNLTKSAKILHVSQPAISKAIKDIDRFSCIR; encoded by the coding sequence GTGGACATTGATAATATTAGGTATTTATTAACAGTGGTTGATAATGACTTTAATTTAACTAAAAGCGCTAAGATCTTGCATGTATCTCAACCTGCAATTAGCAAAGCAATAAAGGATATTGACAGATTTAGCTGCATTAGGTGA
- a CDS encoding helix-turn-helix domain-containing protein yields MLKEISQNYQSVSLESLAKMTNYNRSYLGTLFKNETGSPFSKALTDQRLLSAYDLLCSSNLSISKIMIRVGISNRTFFYNKFKEKFHLTPNEVRLQMA; encoded by the coding sequence ATGCTTAAAGAGATTTCGCAGAACTACCAATCCGTTTCTTTAGAATCTTTAGCTAAAATGACCAACTATAATCGTTCTTATTTAGGTACTTTATTCAAAAACGAAACTGGCTCTCCCTTTTCTAAAGCTTTAACTGATCAAAGATTGCTTAGTGCATATGATTTACTATGTTCAAGTAATCTCTCAATTAGTAAGATTATGATTCGAGTAGGTATTAGTAATCGAACTTTCTTTTACAACAAATTTAAAGAGAAATTCCATCTCACTCCAAATGAAGTTCGTCTTCAAATGGCATAA
- a CDS encoding enoyl-CoA hydratase-related protein yields the protein MSFNNYENVLLEEPEEGIAVLTINRPKALNALNLATLKDIGDALREVKGREDIRVVIVTGSGAKSFVAGADIKEMQNDNVTEALKLSKLAHSSFGEIEHLPQFVIAAVNGYALGGGCELACSCDMRIASTNAKVGQPETGLGIIPGFGGTQRLTRVVGRGKAKELIATCDMIDAKEAYRIGLFDEIAEPEELMDKAIEIAHKIMKNAPLSVARAKYSVDRGADLPLDVAIDLESQIWGEMFDTQDQKEGMAAFVEKRPKHFIGK from the coding sequence ATGAGTTTTAATAATTATGAAAACGTATTATTAGAAGAACCTGAAGAAGGTATTGCTGTTTTAACTATTAACCGTCCTAAAGCTTTAAACGCTTTAAACTTAGCTACTTTAAAGGATATCGGTGATGCTTTAAGAGAAGTAAAGGGTAGAGAAGATATTCGAGTTGTTATCGTCACTGGGTCTGGTGCTAAGTCATTTGTTGCAGGTGCTGACATTAAAGAAATGCAAAATGATAATGTAACTGAAGCTTTGAAGTTATCTAAGTTAGCTCACTCATCATTTGGTGAAATTGAACACTTACCACAATTTGTAATTGCTGCTGTAAATGGATATGCATTAGGCGGTGGTTGTGAACTTGCATGTTCATGTGATATGAGAATTGCTTCTACCAATGCTAAAGTTGGTCAACCAGAAACTGGTTTAGGTATTATACCAGGATTTGGTGGAACTCAACGTTTAACACGTGTTGTAGGTCGTGGAAAAGCTAAGGAGTTAATTGCTACTTGTGATATGATTGACGCTAAAGAAGCTTATAGAATCGGTTTATTTGATGAAATTGCTGAACCTGAGGAATTGATGGATAAAGCAATTGAAATTGCTCATAAGATTATGAAGAATGCCCCATTATCAGTAGCTCGTGCTAAATATTCAGTGGATCGCGGAGCTGACTTACCACTTGATGTTGCTATCGATCTTGAAAGTCAAATTTGGGGTGAAATGTTTGATACTCAAGATCAAAAAGAAGGTATGGCAGCATTCGTTGAAAAGAGACCTAAGCATTTTATTGGTAAGTAG